A single region of the Lysinibacillus sp. B2A1 genome encodes:
- a CDS encoding DNA-binding response regulator, which yields MMVIKAAIVEDQEILRKSLKIVIESMSDIEIVGTAENGEKAIDLCEREKLDVLLMDIQMPVMDGVKATVEIKKRWPHIKVIILTTFQDVSHVLDALNVGADGYILKAVDPEFLIQGIKMVYHGGSLIPQQLAKEVFGQIQIKKNEHPEQLDDNLINHPYDLNNQELRVLKYLTQGLSNKDISEKMFLSIGTVKNYISAIYSKLNVRNRSSAIIKAMEESLIADKKH from the coding sequence ATGATGGTGATTAAAGCAGCAATAGTTGAAGATCAAGAGATTTTAAGAAAAAGTTTAAAAATTGTAATTGAAAGCATGTCTGACATTGAGATTGTTGGAACTGCGGAAAATGGAGAAAAGGCAATTGATTTATGCGAAAGGGAAAAACTTGATGTTCTATTAATGGATATTCAAATGCCAGTGATGGATGGTGTAAAGGCGACAGTTGAAATTAAAAAACGTTGGCCCCATATAAAAGTGATAATACTGACTACTTTTCAAGATGTTTCTCACGTTTTGGATGCTTTAAATGTAGGGGCAGATGGTTATATATTAAAGGCTGTTGATCCAGAATTTTTAATTCAGGGAATTAAAATGGTGTATCACGGAGGTTCCCTCATTCCTCAACAATTAGCAAAAGAGGTGTTTGGTCAGATACAAATAAAGAAAAACGAGCACCCAGAACAACTTGACGATAACCTTATAAATCATCCATATGATTTAAATAATCAAGAATTAAGGGTTTTAAAATATTTAACTCAAGGACTATCCAATAAAGACATTTCAGAAAAGATGTTTCTTTCAATTGGAACTGTGAAAAACTATATTTCTGCGATTTACTCAAAATTAAACGTAAGAAACAGATCTTCGGCTATTATTAAAGCAATGGAAGAGAGTCTTATAGCAGATAAGAAACATTGA
- a CDS encoding IS110 family transposase has product MNFNTNEKINQVSENTLVIGIDIAKYKHFACAIDDRGRVLQKSFPIAQSHMGFEAFYERLLALKAIHDKQEILVGFEPTGHYWMNLAAFLTNYGIPFVMVNPMHVNRSKELDDNLQTKNDQKDALVIARLMRDGRFSYPRILAGVEAELRNGATLRAKIQEDLNALQNRIIRWLDRFFPEFTQVFKSFGKMAYAVLEKTPLPSDINGKTPEELLFLYRQVEGMKSPQLPKAKQLGEVAESSIGVTEGLVMARFEIATLLSQIQLMQTQLEKLTAQLIEQAKQMTDYDYLASVPGIGDITIVDLLSEVGSLTQYAHPRQLIKLAGLTLRENSSGQQKGQKRISKRGRRQLRALLFRVMMPLIKHNPAFRALHEYYTTRANNPLRKKQSIVVLCGKLVKILHALCKKKTMFDEHQMMKDFAHLQMTA; this is encoded by the coding sequence ATGAATTTTAATACGAATGAAAAAATTAATCAAGTTTCTGAAAATACGCTTGTCATCGGTATTGACATCGCGAAGTATAAACATTTTGCATGTGCCATCGATGATCGTGGTCGTGTGCTTCAAAAATCATTTCCGATTGCTCAATCACACATGGGATTTGAAGCTTTTTATGAACGATTACTTGCGTTAAAGGCGATACATGATAAACAGGAAATCCTCGTTGGTTTCGAGCCAACAGGTCACTACTGGATGAACTTAGCTGCGTTTTTAACAAACTACGGCATTCCTTTTGTGATGGTGAATCCGATGCACGTCAATCGCTCGAAGGAACTCGATGATAACCTACAAACGAAAAATGACCAAAAGGATGCACTAGTGATTGCTCGTCTAATGCGCGATGGACGCTTCAGCTATCCACGTATTTTAGCGGGTGTAGAAGCAGAACTTCGCAACGGCGCGACATTGCGTGCCAAAATACAAGAAGACTTAAATGCGCTTCAAAATCGGATCATTCGTTGGCTCGATCGCTTTTTTCCTGAATTTACTCAAGTATTTAAAAGTTTTGGGAAGATGGCCTATGCGGTGCTTGAAAAAACACCTCTACCATCGGATATCAATGGAAAAACACCGGAAGAACTGCTCTTCCTTTATCGCCAAGTAGAGGGAATGAAAAGTCCCCAACTACCAAAGGCAAAGCAATTGGGCGAGGTAGCAGAAAGCTCCATTGGAGTGACAGAAGGTCTTGTGATGGCACGTTTTGAAATTGCCACACTCCTCTCTCAAATCCAATTGATGCAGACACAACTTGAAAAATTAACGGCACAGCTCATTGAGCAAGCCAAACAAATGACGGATTATGACTATTTAGCATCTGTTCCTGGAATTGGTGATATCACGATAGTCGATTTACTTTCAGAGGTCGGTTCACTCACACAATATGCGCATCCACGCCAATTAATCAAATTAGCGGGACTCACATTGCGTGAAAACTCCTCTGGTCAGCAAAAAGGACAAAAGCGCATCTCCAAGCGAGGTCGTCGTCAATTACGTGCGCTCCTGTTCCGCGTAATGATGCCGTTAATCAAACATAACCCAGCTTTTCGAGCGTTACACGAATACTACACCACACGTGCCAACAATCCACTGCGTAAAAAGCAATCGATCGTTGTGCTATGTGGCAAGTTAGTAAAGATTTTACATGCCTTGTGCAAAAAGAAAACGATGTTTGATGAACATCAAATGATGAAGGATTTCGCCCATCTTCAGATGACTGCCTAA
- a CDS encoding alpha/beta hydrolase: protein MKNIKRILKYIGVIIILILLLVLFRPTWTSNIKGDNSISVLEQVKINGTKQQIMIRGRDQNNPVIIYVHGGPSVSEIPYAKYENLLEKDFTVVNYDQRGSGKSYHFNEDYSNLTADVLVEDLLDLTDYISKRFGKEKVILIGHSYGTYLGTMAAYKAPEKYEAYIGTGQVSNMQESEIDNLNYTISEAKKAGNTDDVKYLEGIAEKIHAGESAAPRGYVGKYGGATRLINMSDGDILLSREYNLLDFIRYNNGVAKTQAQLVKEIFNKPLPKIVTKLELPFYFVMGKYDAMTSSNAAKNYFDVIEGDQKEFISFEESAHYPQFEEKEKFYKWMCDTFK from the coding sequence ATGAAAAATATAAAGAGAATATTAAAATATATTGGAGTAATTATTATATTAATACTGTTATTAGTACTTTTTCGACCTACATGGACTTCGAATATAAAAGGGGATAACAGTATTAGCGTTTTAGAACAAGTTAAGATCAATGGTACAAAACAGCAAATCATGATTAGAGGTCGTGATCAAAATAACCCGGTCATTATATATGTACACGGGGGACCGAGTGTGTCCGAAATTCCTTATGCAAAGTACGAAAACTTATTAGAAAAGGATTTCACTGTCGTTAATTACGATCAAAGAGGAAGCGGCAAATCGTATCATTTTAATGAGGATTATTCTAACTTAACGGCAGATGTACTTGTAGAAGATTTATTAGATCTTACGGATTATATTTCAAAACGATTTGGTAAAGAGAAAGTGATCTTAATAGGTCATTCTTACGGCACATATTTAGGAACAATGGCTGCTTATAAAGCTCCAGAAAAATATGAAGCCTATATTGGAACTGGTCAGGTGAGTAATATGCAAGAAAGTGAAATAGATAATTTGAATTATACAATAAGTGAAGCGAAAAAAGCTGGAAATACAGATGATGTGAAGTACTTAGAGGGAATCGCTGAAAAAATACATGCTGGAGAGTCAGCGGCTCCAAGAGGTTATGTAGGGAAGTACGGCGGCGCTACAAGACTTATTAATATGTCGGATGGCGATATACTATTAAGTCGTGAATATAATTTGTTGGATTTTATTCGCTATAACAATGGAGTAGCTAAGACACAAGCACAACTTGTTAAAGAGATTTTTAATAAGCCACTACCTAAGATAGTTACCAAACTTGAATTACCTTTTTATTTTGTAATGGGTAAATACGATGCCATGACATCCTCTAATGCAGCAAAAAATTATTTTGATGTGATTGAAGGAGATCAAAAGGAGTTTATTTCTTTTGAAGAGTCAGCTCATTATCCACAATTTGAAGAAAAGGAAAAATTTTATAAATGGATGTGCGACACATTTAAATAG
- a CDS encoding DUF817 domain-containing protein — protein MKSFVISLVYFVYHQSLSCIFPVVIFITLALSNVIQIPGVSRYDFILIICLLAQYVMYKFKLESKDELKVIFLFHMIGLVLEIYKVNFNSWSYPEEARSKIWGVPLYSGFMYASVASYICQAWRRFDLAIVNWPKSYFAILLGAMIYLNFFTHHFIYDFRWLLMAVLFIVFYRTIVKFTVRNKIYKMPIVVSFFLIGFFIWIAENIATFFGAWSYPNQEISWKIVHFGKISSWFLLVVISIMIVTQLKLFYRNTVK, from the coding sequence TTGAAGAGTTTTGTTATAAGCCTAGTTTATTTCGTTTATCATCAATCACTATCCTGTATTTTTCCTGTAGTCATATTTATTACTCTTGCACTTTCAAATGTAATTCAAATACCTGGTGTATCCAGATACGACTTTATATTAATCATTTGTCTTTTGGCACAATATGTTATGTATAAATTTAAATTGGAATCAAAAGATGAATTGAAAGTTATTTTTCTTTTTCATATGATTGGGCTTGTGCTAGAAATATATAAAGTGAATTTTAACTCTTGGTCATATCCAGAGGAAGCGCGGTCAAAAATTTGGGGTGTGCCATTATATAGTGGCTTTATGTATGCCAGTGTGGCAAGCTATATTTGTCAAGCTTGGCGCAGGTTTGACTTAGCAATCGTTAACTGGCCAAAAAGTTATTTTGCAATCCTGCTTGGTGCAATGATCTACTTGAATTTTTTTACACATCATTTTATTTATGATTTTCGCTGGCTCTTAATGGCTGTTCTTTTTATAGTGTTTTACCGTACGATTGTTAAATTTACAGTGCGAAATAAAATCTATAAAATGCCGATTGTTGTATCATTTTTTTTGATTGGTTTTTTTATTTGGATTGCTGAAAATATTGCTACGTTCTTTGGGGCATGGTCATATCCCAATCAAGAAATATCATGGAAAATTGTTCATTTTGGTAAAATAAGCTCTTGGTTTTTACTTGTAGTGATAAGCATCATGATCGTTACTCAGCTTAAGCTATTCTATCGAAATACGGTCAAGTGA
- a CDS encoding LysR family transcriptional regulator, translated as MEIRQLEYFFILCRELHFTKAAEKLNISQPTLSHQIKVLENELGIPLFDRLGKKIAITDAGKILYEQCTHIFRAIDNTTNQIIELKEVKAGKLVIGTLPGELTNLVSDYLLDYHLEYPDVQVCINSSDDVLKQFKDNKIDFAISYKQEYFDYEEEQLKIIPLFTEELRFVAHNNHPLAASKIIPFQDILELPLILFPTIHQCRKVIDSAAQKEKLHVKPKIETASIDAIFKLVEQNVGATIISKTLCNLHQSNAICERPICNPPLTREIVLLYRKDKFINFAAKAFIRLIVEDLEKAGLTISENSKRLIQFLLKSS; from the coding sequence ATGGAAATACGACAGCTTGAATATTTTTTTATCCTGTGTAGAGAGCTTCATTTCACAAAGGCTGCCGAAAAATTGAATATTTCTCAGCCTACGCTAAGCCATCAAATTAAAGTATTAGAAAACGAACTTGGCATTCCACTATTCGATCGTCTAGGAAAAAAAATAGCTATTACAGATGCTGGTAAGATTTTGTATGAGCAATGCACCCATATATTTCGAGCCATTGATAATACAACAAACCAAATTATTGAGCTTAAAGAAGTAAAAGCAGGAAAATTAGTTATTGGAACTTTACCTGGTGAATTAACAAATTTAGTGTCAGATTATTTGTTAGACTATCATCTGGAATATCCTGATGTGCAAGTCTGTATAAATAGCTCGGATGATGTACTAAAACAATTTAAAGACAATAAAATTGATTTTGCTATCTCCTACAAACAAGAGTATTTCGATTATGAGGAGGAGCAGCTTAAAATCATTCCACTGTTTACGGAGGAACTACGATTCGTTGCTCATAACAATCATCCATTAGCAGCTTCTAAAATAATTCCATTCCAGGATATTTTAGAGCTCCCACTTATATTATTTCCAACAATCCACCAATGTAGAAAAGTAATTGATAGTGCCGCTCAAAAGGAAAAGCTTCATGTCAAGCCTAAGATAGAGACAGCTAGTATTGACGCTATTTTTAAACTAGTAGAACAAAATGTTGGGGCAACGATAATTTCCAAAACACTTTGTAATTTACATCAATCAAATGCAATTTGTGAGCGCCCAATATGCAATCCGCCTTTAACACGAGAAATTGTCCTTCTATATAGAAAAGATAAATTTATTAATTTTGCTGCTAAAGCCTTTATTCGCCTTATAGTTGAAGATCTTGAAAAAGCAGGATTGACCATTTCAGAAAACAGTAAACGGTTAATTCAATTTTTATTAAAATCCTCATAA
- a CDS encoding MarR family transcriptional regulator, which translates to MKEILREIGMIARALDSISNIEFKEIDLTKGQYLYLVRIGENPGIIQEKLAEMIKVDRTTAARAIKQLEVHGFIEKKDDEHNKKIKKLFPTEKGKQVFPFIKRENDHSNRVALAGLSESEAETLFHLLERVRKNIEIDWEYVKKGNKRNY; encoded by the coding sequence ATGAAAGAAATCCTAAGAGAGATTGGAATGATTGCTAGGGCATTAGATTCTATAAGTAATATAGAATTTAAAGAAATCGATCTTACAAAAGGACAATATTTGTACCTTGTTCGAATAGGTGAAAACCCAGGAATCATTCAAGAAAAGTTAGCTGAGATGATTAAAGTAGACCGAACAACCGCAGCGCGCGCAATAAAACAGCTTGAAGTTCATGGTTTTATTGAAAAGAAAGATGATGAACATAACAAAAAAATAAAAAAACTCTTTCCAACAGAGAAAGGGAAACAAGTATTTCCATTTATAAAAAGGGAAAATGATCATTCCAATCGTGTGGCACTAGCGGGACTTTCTGAAAGTGAAGCAGAAACCCTTTTTCATCTTCTAGAAAGAGTTAGAAAAAATATAGAAATTGATTGGGAATATGTGAAAAAGGGGAACAAGAGAAATTATTGA
- a CDS encoding GNAT family N-acetyltransferase, which yields MTIKINKCNQQDLQLLQEISIETFNDTFKDQNSAANMNAYLERAFNLKQLEKELSTISSNFFFIYYNDEPAGYLKVNLNDAQSEKMCDESLEIERIYIRNKFQGKGLGKYLINKAIKLAIEQSKKMIWLGVWERNENAIGFYKKLGFVQTGAHSFYMGDEEQIDIIMSKTLK from the coding sequence ATGACTATAAAAATAAATAAGTGCAATCAACAAGATCTACAATTACTTCAAGAAATAAGTATTGAAACGTTCAATGATACATTTAAAGATCAGAACTCAGCCGCAAATATGAACGCTTATTTGGAAAGAGCCTTTAACCTTAAACAATTGGAAAAAGAATTGTCTACGATTTCATCGAATTTCTTTTTCATCTATTATAATGATGAGCCTGCCGGATATTTAAAGGTAAATTTAAATGATGCCCAATCCGAAAAAATGTGTGACGAGTCACTCGAAATTGAAAGGATTTATATTAGAAATAAATTTCAAGGTAAAGGGCTTGGAAAATATTTAATCAATAAAGCGATAAAACTGGCTATCGAACAAAGTAAAAAGATGATCTGGCTAGGAGTTTGGGAAAGGAATGAAAATGCCATTGGATTTTATAAAAAGTTGGGTTTTGTCCAAACTGGCGCACATTCTTTTTATATGGGGGATGAGGAGCAGATTGATATTATAATGTCCAAAACACTGAAATAA